A stretch of the Sneathiella limimaris genome encodes the following:
- a CDS encoding branched-chain amino acid ABC transporter permease, which yields MLEFLQLVIGGVSIGCIYALVALGFVLIYKATEVVNFAQGELMMLGAFFAYTFISIFGWNYWVGAAAAIACMFVVGNLTDRVILRPVLGQPQFAIVLVTIGFGYIARSVAGMMPGWGTETYAIETPFSSEGMALIPESMGTLVIAQTDLSVIVATILFCAVLYAFFTYTKLGVAMQASSQNQLASYYMGVPVKSVFSMIWGISAAVAAAAGILLAPTTLIDTSMGFIGLKAFPAAVLGGFGSIPGAVVGGLIIGIIETLAGFYLPPGFKNVAAYVVLLIVLVVRPQGLFGEKTGKRV from the coding sequence CTGTTAGAGTTTTTACAGTTGGTCATAGGCGGGGTTTCTATCGGATGCATCTATGCTCTGGTCGCACTCGGCTTCGTATTGATCTATAAAGCAACAGAGGTAGTCAACTTCGCACAGGGTGAGCTAATGATGCTCGGTGCGTTTTTTGCCTACACATTCATTTCAATTTTTGGCTGGAATTACTGGGTAGGGGCCGCAGCCGCGATTGCCTGCATGTTTGTCGTCGGCAACTTGACGGATCGTGTAATCCTGCGACCTGTATTGGGTCAGCCGCAATTTGCCATTGTTCTTGTGACAATTGGTTTTGGTTATATCGCGAGAAGTGTCGCCGGTATGATGCCGGGGTGGGGAACGGAAACCTACGCGATTGAGACACCCTTTTCTAGTGAAGGGATGGCATTGATCCCGGAATCCATGGGAACCCTAGTGATTGCCCAGACGGATCTTTCGGTGATCGTGGCAACTATCCTGTTTTGTGCAGTGTTGTATGCCTTCTTTACCTATACGAAACTCGGGGTTGCTATGCAGGCATCCTCTCAGAACCAGCTTGCCTCTTATTACATGGGGGTCCCGGTCAAGTCGGTCTTCTCCATGATCTGGGGAATTAGTGCAGCTGTCGCAGCAGCAGCCGGAATTCTGCTGGCGCCGACAACTCTGATCGATACCAGTATGGGGTTCATAGGGCTTAAAGCATTCCCAGCCGCCGTGCTCGGTGGGTTTGGGTCGATCCCAGGTGCCGTTGTTGGGGGACTGATAATCGGCATTATTGAAACGCTGGCTGGCTTCTATCTGCCACCCGGTTTCAAAAACGTCGCGGCCTATGTTGTGCTGTTAATTGTTCTGGTCGTGAGACCTCAAGGCCTGTTCGGTGAGAAAACAGGAAAGAGGGTGTAA
- a CDS encoding YajQ family cyclic di-GMP-binding protein: MPSFDIVSKTDLNEVANALNNVRREIETRYDFKGSNCTIEQTDNVITIHADDDLKLRQMHELLQGHLTRRNVDAGVLEYKTPEKAAGQSVRQQVIVREGIDKELAKKLVKSIKGSKIKVQVAIQGDELRVTGKKRDDLQAVISFCKEQDTEMPLQYVNFRD, translated from the coding sequence ATGCCTTCTTTTGATATTGTTTCTAAGACTGATCTGAACGAGGTTGCGAACGCCCTCAACAATGTCCGCCGGGAAATTGAGACCCGTTATGATTTTAAGGGCAGCAACTGCACTATCGAGCAAACCGATAATGTGATTACGATCCATGCTGACGATGATCTCAAACTCCGTCAAATGCATGAGCTGCTGCAGGGGCATTTGACCCGTCGGAATGTGGATGCCGGTGTTCTGGAATATAAGACCCCTGAGAAAGCCGCCGGTCAAAGTGTGCGTCAGCAGGTAATTGTGCGCGAAGGCATTGATAAGGAACTTGCCAAGAAACTGGTGAAATCCATCAAGGGGAGCAAGATCAAGGTCCAGGTCGCCATTCAGGGCGACGAGCTTCGGGTTACCGGTAAAAAGCGGGATGACTTGCAGGCAGTTATATCCTTTTGTAAGGAGCAGGATACGGAGATGCCCCTACAATATGTGAATTTCCGCGACTAG
- a CDS encoding NADP-dependent oxidoreductase, whose product MTLQNKQYRLAARPVGTPKDSDWEFTTEAIPTAGEGEVVVKVHYVSLDPAMRGWMNDAKSYIPPVGLGEVMRAGTVGEVIESNNSAFAVGDYVTGYHGVQQYGKSDGKDLVKVDPNLAPLQSYLGGLGMPGLTAYFGLTDVGAVKEGDTVLVSGAAGAVGSMVGQIAKILGARAVGIAGGAGKCRYVVDELGFEACVDYKSDSFLKDLKEPLKTGVDVYFDNVGGDILDIALARLNRHARVVICGAISQYNNTTPVQGPVNYLNLLVQHARMEGFVVFDYIKQYEEGTRQLATWYSEGKLQFKEHIDEGIENFPTTFLKLFTGENFGKLVLKVNEN is encoded by the coding sequence ATGACCCTGCAAAATAAACAATACCGTCTCGCAGCACGGCCTGTTGGAACTCCAAAGGATAGTGACTGGGAATTTACGACGGAGGCCATACCAACCGCCGGGGAGGGCGAAGTGGTTGTCAAGGTCCACTATGTCTCTCTTGATCCAGCGATGCGTGGCTGGATGAATGATGCGAAGTCCTATATTCCGCCTGTTGGACTTGGGGAGGTCATGCGGGCTGGTACTGTCGGTGAAGTGATCGAAAGTAATAACTCTGCTTTTGCAGTTGGTGATTATGTAACCGGTTACCACGGCGTGCAACAGTATGGAAAATCAGATGGAAAGGACTTGGTTAAGGTTGATCCCAACCTCGCTCCTTTGCAAAGCTATTTGGGGGGTCTCGGTATGCCTGGGCTGACGGCCTATTTTGGGCTTACAGATGTAGGCGCAGTGAAAGAAGGGGATACGGTTCTCGTCTCTGGTGCTGCGGGGGCAGTGGGCTCTATGGTTGGTCAGATCGCCAAAATTTTGGGTGCTCGTGCAGTGGGTATCGCTGGCGGTGCAGGCAAATGCAGGTACGTGGTTGACGAGCTTGGCTTTGAAGCATGTGTTGATTACAAATCGGATAGCTTCCTGAAAGACTTGAAAGAGCCATTGAAGACAGGTGTTGATGTCTATTTCGATAATGTGGGCGGGGATATTCTGGATATTGCACTTGCTCGCCTTAATCGACATGCGCGCGTTGTGATTTGTGGCGCAATTTCTCAGTACAACAACACAACGCCAGTTCAAGGGCCCGTCAATTACTTGAACCTTCTGGTACAGCATGCCCGAATGGAAGGCTTTGTCGTATTTGATTACATCAAGCAATATGAAGAAGGAACGCGCCAGCTCGCAACCTGGTATTCAGAAGGGAAGCTGCAGTTCAAAGAGCATATTGATGAGGGAATTGAAAACTTCCCAACCACTTTCCTTAAACTTTTTACCGGCGAAAATTTCGGTAAGCTGGTTTTGAAAGTGAACGAAAACTAG
- a CDS encoding GNAT family N-acetyltransferase, with product MTVSIQIVPGSQADAMEIARLSNMAASGTSFVRWQQLAEGTAEDPWNKGAECVRRDVGEFSYRHCYLLKTAEGKVAGLVNSFLMIEENADLRDEPAWLPYAQPFQEFEGSVVGNWYINFLAVKEEYRGQGLASHLLDHALKLAKDSGVSAVNLVVLGSKTSVIRLYERYGFSIQRTLPAISMGDQFIGDSWHLMEKQL from the coding sequence ATGACTGTCTCTATTCAAATTGTTCCGGGGAGCCAAGCTGATGCGATGGAAATTGCAAGGCTATCAAATATGGCGGCCTCAGGGACTTCTTTCGTGCGCTGGCAACAACTTGCAGAAGGGACTGCTGAAGACCCATGGAATAAAGGTGCGGAATGTGTCAGGCGCGACGTGGGAGAGTTTTCTTACCGTCATTGCTATTTACTTAAAACAGCTGAAGGCAAAGTTGCAGGACTGGTAAATTCATTTTTGATGATTGAGGAAAATGCTGATCTCAGAGATGAGCCAGCCTGGCTTCCCTATGCTCAGCCTTTTCAGGAATTTGAGGGATCTGTCGTCGGGAATTGGTATATCAATTTTCTCGCCGTGAAAGAGGAGTATCGGGGACAGGGATTGGCAAGTCACCTTCTGGATCATGCGTTGAAATTGGCAAAAGATAGCGGGGTCAGTGCTGTCAATTTAGTGGTCTTGGGCAGTAAGACTTCTGTTATCAGATTATATGAACGATATGGTTTTTCTATCCAAAGAACGCTTCCGGCGATTTCTATGGGGGATCAGTTTATCGGGGATAGTTGGCATCTCATGGAAAAGCAGCTTTAG
- a CDS encoding MBL fold metallo-hydrolase, translating to MAPSLTFNKELEFEYGETSDLSPLIRRVVAKNPSAFTLHGTGTYILGKGKNVAVIDPGPADEAHIDAILRATEGETISHILITHTHMDHSPGAAPLKEKTGAKTYGYGPHGSGKPGMKAEEDGDMKFNPDIYLKDGDLVETDDWTVRAIHTPGHLSNHLCFELVEEKTLFSGDHVMGWSTSIVSPPDGDMKQYLESLEKLLDFDHDRYWPTHGPAIDNPKEHVKGLIAHRHSRIDQIRSCLQEGPASIPEMVKKMYKDVPEYLHPAAARSVYSHIILMVETGEVKTEGDLRVSSTYQLA from the coding sequence ATGGCCCCATCCCTGACCTTTAACAAAGAGCTTGAATTTGAGTATGGCGAAACCAGTGATTTGAGCCCACTGATCCGCCGTGTCGTTGCGAAAAACCCAAGTGCTTTCACCCTACATGGAACGGGAACCTACATCCTTGGAAAAGGAAAAAATGTAGCTGTCATCGACCCAGGCCCCGCCGACGAAGCTCATATTGACGCAATACTACGAGCTACCGAAGGGGAAACCATTAGCCATATCCTGATTACCCATACCCACATGGATCATTCTCCTGGCGCAGCGCCCCTTAAAGAAAAGACCGGCGCAAAAACCTATGGATATGGACCCCATGGCAGCGGAAAACCCGGCATGAAAGCCGAAGAAGATGGGGATATGAAATTTAACCCAGACATTTACCTAAAGGATGGAGATCTGGTCGAGACCGACGACTGGACTGTTCGGGCTATCCATACCCCAGGCCATCTTTCCAACCATCTTTGCTTTGAGTTAGTCGAAGAGAAAACCCTATTTTCTGGTGACCACGTAATGGGTTGGTCGACTTCTATTGTCTCTCCGCCTGATGGGGACATGAAACAGTATCTGGAAAGTCTAGAAAAACTATTGGACTTTGATCATGATCGTTACTGGCCAACTCACGGACCGGCAATTGACAACCCGAAGGAACATGTGAAGGGGCTCATTGCTCATCGTCATAGCCGCATAGACCAAATCCGCTCCTGCCTTCAGGAAGGACCTGCAAGTATCCCGGAAATGGTCAAGAAGATGTATAAAGATGTGCCAGAATATTTACATCCAGCAGCTGCACGCTCTGTTTATTCGCACATTATCCTCATGGTTGAAACGGGTGAGGTGAAAACAGAAGGTGATCTCAGGGTCAGCTCTACCTATCAACTGGCATAA
- a CDS encoding peptide chain release factor 3, with protein sequence MSILEDRVANRRTFAIIAHPDAGKTTLTEKLLLFGGAIQLAGAVKTRGEQRRARSDWMKVERERGISVASSVMTFDYQGKTFNLLDTPGHEDFSEDTYRTLTAVDSAVMVLDGAKGIESQTRKLFEVCRLRDMPIVTFINKFDREALDPFELLDDIEQTLALDVVPASWPIGMGRNFHGCYDLFNDRLVLVSKDKNNHLDEGIVCNGIDDPKIDELLPTGYAEKLREDVEMVRELCPEFDQQAFLDGTMTPVYFGSAINNFGVETLLDGLTLMAPSPKPAPSVDREIQPDEKKVSGFIFKIQANMDPKHRDRIAFMRLVSGHFKRGAKLKHVRSGKTLAIHNPVLFLAQDRELAEEAWPGDIIGLPNHGNLRIGDALTEGEDVRFTGIPSFAPELLQKVRPVDPMRAKHLGRALIQIAEEGAARAFKTRLGSDWVVGVVGALQFEVLADRIRTEYDIPVNFEPTELYTARWVEQEDHNELKKFLDANQASLAEDHDEAPVFLARNAWHLERAEKDWPNIKFCKTKEQLV encoded by the coding sequence ATGAGTATTCTTGAAGATCGTGTCGCCAATCGGCGCACTTTTGCGATTATTGCCCATCCGGACGCGGGTAAAACGACTTTGACTGAAAAGCTGCTGCTCTTTGGTGGTGCTATTCAGTTGGCCGGCGCGGTGAAAACTCGGGGAGAGCAACGCCGTGCTCGTTCTGACTGGATGAAGGTGGAACGCGAGCGGGGCATTTCTGTTGCCTCGTCTGTCATGACTTTCGACTATCAGGGCAAGACGTTCAATCTGCTTGATACACCGGGCCATGAGGACTTCTCCGAAGATACATATCGAACCTTAACTGCGGTGGATAGCGCCGTCATGGTGCTTGACGGGGCGAAAGGTATTGAAAGCCAGACGCGGAAACTCTTTGAGGTCTGCCGCCTTCGCGATATGCCGATTGTCACTTTCATCAACAAATTCGACCGTGAAGCCCTCGATCCGTTTGAGCTGTTGGATGATATTGAGCAGACCCTGGCGCTGGATGTGGTTCCAGCGAGTTGGCCGATCGGCATGGGGCGGAATTTTCATGGGTGTTATGACCTGTTCAATGATCGTCTGGTGTTGGTCAGCAAAGACAAAAACAATCATTTGGACGAAGGTATTGTTTGCAACGGTATTGATGATCCAAAGATTGATGAACTTTTGCCAACCGGATATGCCGAAAAACTCCGGGAAGATGTCGAAATGGTTCGGGAACTTTGCCCTGAATTTGATCAACAGGCCTTCCTTGATGGAACGATGACACCTGTATATTTCGGATCCGCGATCAATAACTTCGGGGTTGAGACTTTGCTGGATGGCCTGACCCTCATGGCGCCTTCTCCAAAGCCTGCACCATCTGTGGATCGCGAAATTCAGCCAGATGAGAAAAAAGTCAGCGGCTTTATTTTCAAGATCCAGGCCAATATGGACCCAAAACACCGGGACCGTATTGCTTTTATGCGACTGGTGTCTGGCCATTTCAAACGGGGGGCCAAGCTGAAGCATGTGCGTTCTGGCAAAACCCTGGCCATTCATAATCCTGTTCTGTTTCTGGCACAGGATCGGGAGTTGGCTGAAGAAGCCTGGCCCGGTGATATTATTGGCCTACCCAACCATGGAAACCTTCGAATTGGGGATGCCTTGACAGAGGGCGAGGATGTTCGCTTTACCGGCATTCCAAGCTTCGCACCGGAATTGTTGCAGAAGGTTCGTCCTGTCGATCCAATGCGCGCTAAGCATTTGGGGCGTGCTCTGATCCAGATCGCTGAAGAGGGCGCAGCCCGCGCCTTTAAAACTCGGTTAGGATCAGATTGGGTTGTGGGTGTTGTCGGTGCCTTGCAGTTTGAGGTGCTGGCAGATCGTATCCGGACTGAGTATGATATTCCTGTTAATTTCGAGCCGACAGAGCTTTACACTGCCCGTTGGGTTGAACAGGAAGACCATAACGAATTGAAAAAATTCCTCGATGCCAATCAGGCTTCACTTGCCGAAGATCATGATGAGGCACCTGTTTTCCTCGCCCGTAATGCATGGCATCTTGAGCGGGCGGAGAAAGACTGGCCAAATATTAAGTTCTGTAAAACCAAGGAACAGCTTGTTTAG